The DNA region CTTGAGTCTCCTATTATAAGCTTCTTTTTTCGGCATGGCCTGACCTTTTCAAAAATATGGCCTGGCCTGAAAGTCATCCCTAGCTAGAGGCGAATCATACTCTCTAGTTTAAGAGTTGTGTTCCAGACTGGGTCAAGGCTTATCCAGAAGGAAGCTTACACCCAAAGTCCATAAGCACACGCACATTTCACCTCCTAGAATAATCAACGCCTAATGAAGATCAAGAGGCGATCCACCAATCATGGAAGGAATCACTCAACAACCACACCGGGATTTTCCTCCATAACTCCTGAAAAAGTCCGTTGACTTCATCAAGGTCCTTGCACTCAAGAGAAAGGTACGCATTATTCTAACTACCTATCACTCACCTCAATCTTTCACTGACCTGAGCGTCTAAGTGTTTGCAAGTACAACACCCTCCACCGAGGATTTATCACAGTTGCTCTCAAGTAACACTGGCCGTCAATCGAGATCCCCCTAAGATTAGGTTGCTATCATTAATGTAACAATTTTGTATCTAATTCTATTGAGTTTGCAGGGGAAGAAGTTGCACACTGACATCAAGCTAAAGTTTGACGGGTCCGGTGCTTTTGATAATTCAGATATGGTCCCAAAAAAAGGTAGACTCGGATGAATAAATGTGTGATCAATTTAAAGGCCTGAAGGTGGGATATAATTATGGGTTTGAGGCGTATGATTTTCAATTGAGGAAAATACCAAATACATGCAGAAGAAAACACATTGTCAATGTACTAAAGAATCCTGTGATGGAGGATTTGTATGATGATAAAGAAATGAAACTACACAGAAGTTTGATTCAACGAAAAGAAGTCTGACATGAGTAAGCGTGAAGTTCAAAAAAGGAGGGGAACACGAGTGCCAATCTATGTGATAAAATACTATGGGCTAAATACATGCGATAAGCAAGCAAGTTAACATGACATACATGCAGATCAATTAAATGTCACAGAACCTTCTTGATAGAAGGATTAAACATACAAATTTCTGGTGATACTTGCAAATAATATATTGACATAACATTATGTAGTTACCTTGATTTGCAACTGAAGCATCCACATTGTTGATTTCCACACCAAGTTGAACAAGGAGGGTGAAAAAATGAAACATTAACATCAGACATGAAATTTATATGAATTAAGTGTTGTTGTGTTGCATACTGATGTGAAGAGAGAAGAAAGACAAACCTTGAAGTGAAAAATCCTTAAGGCTTATGTGACAAAGACTATAAACATCATCGACGATTTTCAACTTTTTTAATTTCATTGCCAAAGATTCTGCACAACCCAAAGCTTGCAAGTTAGTGATGAAACTCTGCTTCTGCAAGTGAGACACGTAGCTTTCCATGGCACCACAGCAGGCTGTTTTGTTACTTATCCCATTACCGCACCCCTGGGCAACATGCTTTGCGTCAGGCAAAACAAGTGGACAAACTGCGGCAGAAAACGTAGAAGatttaagcaaaaatgatgcaTCAAGGAGCCAGAAGAATTAGCATCACTGGGAAAAATATAACATTATACTCAAACGAATTACCTTTGTTGATATTGCAATTAGACAGTCCTCTAAGAACTTTCTTTCCGTGAGACGGATCAAGCTTACTAGCTATCCACCGGAGTACTATATTTCTACAATCATTGACCCGAATCGAATGTTCAGGTAGAACATGTGATGCGTCTGAGTCCAAAACATTTGAACCTTTTGATGCAATTTTTGTAGCTGCTTCTAATATAGCATTGTGGCAATTTTGGTAGCAGCATTCTTTCACGGGATCAATGTTCTCACAAGCACTAAGCAGCTTAGTAGTATTCACCATGTCATAAAAATCATTCACATGTTTTACCGGGCAAGATGCCTCCGTGAGATTCAAAGAATTAACCGAACATATTTGCTTCAGATCACCATTTGCACCCTGTCCCATTAAAATCTGCTCCACATCGGAAAGGCAATGTTTAGCAGTGGTCCCATTTAAGGCAAGTACATTGGTATATTTACTGGATTGACCGACGAGAACAGTGAGAGTGGCTTCCAATTGCGGACAGCATATTACATTAGCCAGAACAGGCGCGAAAAATCCCCAGCAATCAATTGCCGTCACGCTTAGCAAACTTTTGGCAGTGGTGAAGTTCAAAGTGCAGAGTCCTGAAAGAAACATCAATAAAGAGTGAGAAAAAGAGATCATTGAAAATCCAAAATGACCAGAGAGATTATTTAGAAAATGACCTGATAACTTTGGGGTGGTAATATTGGTGAATGGAGTCAATGGTGAAGGCGCAATAAGAGGAAGAAAGGGTTGCAGTCCCTGCGGAGCGCCAACTGGTGCGATTTGGGGCAACATGGAGCCCACACGGTTATCCAATTGAATGTGACCTTGAGCATGATCAACTCTACTGCCGTGGGATTCACGCGAACCTGTGCCAAAATACAAATAAGAGAAAACAAAGTTCATGAGTGACTAAAGTAAACTTCAATATACATCATGATAAGCACTTAAATGTTGGCGCAATAAGGCCGATATCATAGAAGCTCCTTTGTCAATATGATAAAATAATCGATAATAATCATGTTAAGCCAGCTCGGTTGATAGCTGTGCAGGGACATCAGATGTAAGAGTGTGGGTTCTAACCCACGACATTTCACTTATATGGTGAAATTTCAGCCACTAGCGACTAGACAAaatactacaacaacaacaacaacaacatctaaGCCTTATCCCACTAGGATGGATCGGCTATATGAATCAACTTTCGCCATAATGTTCTGTCAAGGACCATGCTTCTACCCAAAGTAAAAGATCAATAATAACTACAATGGCCCTGTTTAGATAAACAACTTATTTGAAGTTTATAGTGCTTATCACGATAAGCACTAACGTATAACCTATTTCCAtagtaaaagataaaataaacttaaattgtTTTCATATAAGCTATAACCTATTTTCGTCAGCTACCCTAGGAAACTTATGGTAAGAAGCTAAAAATAACTTataaacaatgtcataagttgtttacATAAGTTCGCCCAAACATTCTCGCAAAACATAAGCACTCCATACCACAAACAAGAATGTTGCTTATCTAAAATTAGATAGTCTAAAACATAAACATCTATATACATAATATCCATTATTTCAAATGAATTAGTTTTGCACATCATCATCTGCAGCTAAATTGAAACCAAAATTCAAGAATGACCCAAAAATAATTCCAAAACCCTAACTGTGGCCATCCCACCTCATAATAACCAACATTAGAAATTAACAGCAAGAGAAACACAAACATAGAATAATGCAACTAAGTAGTGTTCATGAAACCAAGAACCAAACAAAATTCCATCATTaacaatcaaaagacaatgaaaTTCACACACACCCAATTCCAAATTTAGCAATGCTCAAATTTCAAACCCCAACAAAACTCCTccacaaaaacaaaaaacccaACTTAAGAAATCACCAAACCCACATGAATTcctcaaaaacaaaacaacaaatcaacccaTTAACAATCACTCAAACAAATCAATAACAAAAAATAGCCATTTATAGCAATCAAGTGGCAAGAACTAAGAAGGACTTACAAAGAAGAAGAATGAACAAGAGCAACATATTAAAGTTCTTCATATCCACAAGAGTCAAAAGGTGAGTGTAAGCatttgaagatgaaaaagaagcaTAATATGAGAGATCAAAAAGGTTGGAGTGAAAGAAGATTCAAAAGTAAGTGGGGACTATTACAACAAGgtttttctctctctcactctcattGTTAATAGCTGTctgtagagagagaaagagagagtagaCCCCACCATTAACAATGATCTGAGCTTACCATAACTACCGCATTTACACACAACTAGTTATCTCGCACGAGGCAAGCGTGTGAGAGACAAGTAGAAAGAGACACGatgtgttgtgttgtgttgttggCGCTAACTCATGTAGCAGTTGGTAGATGGAGACATTTATTATTGAGAGAGAGGTGTTACTCCTACCTGTTCTGTTGGTTTATTTATCAACCTCCGCCATTTAATTCATGGGTGTTCTTTCTGGTTAATGGCCTATTTTAAGTATGATGAAATTTACTTTATACGAGCCTTTTTTTTAATCAACATCATTTTCCATTAATACATTTTTTATGTGGCTTTTTAACTTAATCAAATTGGGAATGAATGATAAGTTTTTGTTATCGATATATTtaagatgaaaataaaaaaaagtatgaAAATACTCAACTTAAATACACCtatgattattttttttagttaccGGTCCATAAATTTTTTCGTTGTTTTGGGTCGCTCATAAGGTCCCCAGACGTAAGTTCTAGAGACAAAACAAAAGAAGCAAATGCGATGAATCGATGTTCTTTCATTCTCATCTAAAGTAGACAATGTCGTTCGCGGATGTATTAATCAAACAGTTGTCTACACTACATTTAGCACTTCTCGCAAACTTTTTTAACCCTTTCAACTATAAAAGAGAGAAAGTGTATCATTTTCAGGTATTTAAATTCATTCTCACTCTTACATTACTTTTCATTCCCTCACTGACTTGGGTGTTGAAGTGTTTATCTTGCAGATCAACCTCTACTTTGTCGCACCGAAAACACAAGTTCGTCGTAGCAAAGCATTACCTCACCATTTCACCGATCATTTATATTTTTGAACCGAGCAATAGCTCTGTCTGTGAGAATCAGCCTCTGATTCCCCCGAATTTTCACACATAGATTTCTTTTGATTTAGAAATTCAGATATTTTTTTCTAAAGGTTCAGATATCCgtttcttgatcttccttcttGAAGCTTCAACATCTTCTTTCGATAGATACATCCTTAGATTTATCAAGCATGATAGCATCAAAAGCTACTCGATCTACAATTCAACAACAAGCAGTCGCTGAAGCTGCTAAGGCTCCACCTCTTCCTCCTTCTTCTCAAGTAAAAGGCAGTCTAGTTCTGGCGGTGTGTCATTCTAACCATGTGCAACGAGATTTTTCTCCACTAAGAGTTAGTTAAGGAGCAttttcactacgccaaatttgtcttttagcagcacccctacgaaagcgcttttaggaaaaagcgctgctataggtttcgctaaaaacaaaattaaaaaacacggaaaaaaaaaacgctcttataggggggttacgaaagcgctttcaaaaagcgctacTATAGGGgaggatatgaaagcgcttttcaaaagcgctcttataggggggttatgaaagcgcttttaaaagcgctgctataggtgtaAGGCTACGAAAGCACTTTtatcctaaaaagcgctggtaaaagcCTAGGTACGaaggcgcttttcagaagcgctgtcatagcttttttaaaattaaaatttttaaaaacaaaattatactaaACGCGTTTGCCCTCGTAAATCCCTAATTCCCTCTTTCTCTCTTGCCATCGCAGAAAACTCAGAAATCTTTGAAATCATCTCAGAAAACCGTGAGCCACCATTCATCGTTGCCATCGTCGCCCAAAAGAGAACATTGTTGCCCACCATTTCAACTCAGAAAACTCACCATCTCAGCCATCG from Vicia villosa cultivar HV-30 ecotype Madison, WI unplaced genomic scaffold, Vvil1.0 ctg.000758F_1_1, whole genome shotgun sequence includes:
- the LOC131631022 gene encoding uncharacterized GPI-anchored protein At1g61900-like isoform X1: MKNFNMLLLFILLLCSRESHGSRVDHAQGHIQLDNRVGSMLPQIAPVGAPQGLQPFLPLIAPSPLTPFTNITTPKLSGLCTLNFTTAKSLLSVTAIDCWGFFAPVLANVICCPQLEATLTVLVGQSSKYTNVLALNGTTAKHCLSDVEQILMGQGANGDLKQICSVNSLNLTEASCPVKHVNDFYDMVNTTKLLSACENIDPVKECCYQNCHNAILEAATKIASKGSNVLDSDASHVLPEHSIRVNDCRNIVLRWIASKLDPSHGKKVLRGLSNCNINKVCPLVLPDAKHVAQGCGNGISNKTACCGAMESYVSHLQKQSFITNLQALGCAESLAMKLKKLKIVDDVYSLCHISLKDFSLQVANQEYGCLLPSLPSDAVFDQTSGVSFICDLNDNIPAPWPSASQGSSSTSCNKTTVIIPALPAAAASGQNCLYSRDVLIFLLVNLFFLVMALV
- the LOC131631022 gene encoding uncharacterized GPI-anchored protein At1g61900-like isoform X2, coding for MKNFNMLLLFILLLCSRESHGSRVDHAQGHIQLDNRVGSMLPQIAPVGAPQGLQPFLPLIAPSPLTPFTNITTPKLSGLCTLNFTTAKSLLSVTAIDCWGFFAPVLANVICCPQLEATLTVLVGQSSKYTNVLALNGTTAKHCLSDVEQILMGQGANGDLKQICSVNSLNLTEASCPVKHVNDFYDMVNTTKLLSACENIDPVKECCYQNCHNAILEAATKIASKGSNVLDSDASHVLPEHSIRVNDCRNIVLRWIASKLDPSHGKKVLRGLSNCNINKVCPLVLPDAKHVAQGCGNGISNKTACCGAMESYVSHLQKQSFITNLQALGCAESLAMKLKKLKIVDDVYSLCHISLKDFSLQEYGCLLPSLPSDAVFDQTSGVSFICDLNDNIPAPWPSASQGSSSTSCNKTTVIIPALPAAAASGQNCLYSRDVLIFLLVNLFFLVMALV